GTTTGTGCAGAACCTGCCAGAACAAACGGAGATCGAGATACCTATTTCGCGCCGTTACTGCCGCGTTGTGGTCAACCGACCACAAAACGATGACCCACAACCAAGGCTTGGCCCCTATACCTGCGCGTTTGAGGAGAAGAAATAATGGCTATTCTTCCTACTCCATCCGCCACCCGCCGCCGGTTGGCATGGCTGCCGATGATTGCCATGGCAGCTTTGTGGCTGAGTTTTTCTTTGCATCATGCCGCTGCTTCGGAAATTAATTCCGCACAGATTTATTGTGCGCTGGAGGCCGCCAGCCTAAACTTTGGCCACCTTCACTTACGGCAGAGGGCGGCAACCGTTGGGGTGGGAGCGATCGTGGTGGTTTGTCGCAACTATTCAAAAATCAGTTATCGCATTGATGTTACTCTGGCGTTTCCCACCATGGGGCAGCAAAAGGCGTTGCTGCGAGCGAAACAGGGGACCTTGCCGGTCGCGTTCTATCATGATGCACAATTTGTTGAGCGTTGGGG
This portion of the Gammaproteobacteria bacterium genome encodes:
- a CDS encoding Spore coat protein U-like protein — encoded protein: MAILPTPSATRRRLAWLPMIAMAALWLSFSLHHAAASEINSAQIYCALEAASLNFGHLHLRQRAATVGVGAIVVVCRNYSKISYRIDVTLAFPTMGQQKALLRAKQGTLPVAFYHDAQFVERWGDDRNGASASHIVVELTPGEQRRLRVPVYSLLQTSHDTPAGSYYGQIPVTLLAGVPH